In Anthonomus grandis grandis chromosome 6, icAntGran1.3, whole genome shotgun sequence, one DNA window encodes the following:
- the LOC126737912 gene encoding venom acid phosphatase Acph-1-like, whose product MNSIVTICLALSAFCYLEIVSGRPSVNNDTLLLVHTLFRHGNRTPDSNGYDNNPINESYYAEGYSQLTNEGKRTEYKLGTTLRQRYSSFLGNTWKANYLAARSTNVTRTKMSLQLVLAALYPPRGNQIWNRHLNWQPIPYDLVKNDAELSGSRVCSNYSTEVKKVLYSDEIQEALSVYDDIFKYLSNQTGQNISTPNDIFDLYFNLITQEEYGYPLEEWWEPVWPEALARIVIENYYIKANTTYLKQITAGLLLKKMITDSKAKIDGTISPTEIKMYLYSAHEMNIASFLIALGVFDDSIPNYGSHILLELHLIDGVYGFKVFYENWTASSPRLLTIPGCNAFCPYDDFVSLLEEIIPNEGIC is encoded by the exons ATGAATAGCATAGTAACTATATGTTTGGCTCTGTCTGCTTTTTGCTATCTTGAGATAGTTAGTGGCAGACCATCTGTCAATAATGATACCCTTTTATTAGTCCATACC TTGTTCCGTCATGGTAATCGTACCCCTGATAGCAATGGATACGACAACAATCCTATCAATGAGAGTTACTATGCTGAAGGCTATTCCCAATTGACAAAC GAAGGTAAGAGGACTGAATACAAACTAGGAACTACGCTTCGCCAAAGGTACAGTAGCTTTCTGGGAAACACCTGGAAAGCAAATTATTTGGCGGCTAGAAGCACCAACGTCACCCGAACCAAAATGTCATTGCAGCTAGTATTGGCTGCCCTGTATCCTCCACGTGGTAACCAAATTTGGAATCGTCATTTAAATTGGCAGCCAATTCCTTATGATTTAGTTAAAAATGATGCG GAGCTTTCCGGAAGCCGAGTTTGTTCCAACTACAGCACAGAGGTTAAAAAAGTGTTATACTCAGACGAAATCCAAGAAGCTCTTAGTGTTTAcgatgatatttttaaatatctatccAACCAAACCGGACAAAACATAAGTACTCCTAATGATATAtttgatttgtattttaatttaatcactCAG gaGGAATATGGGTATCCATTAGAAGAATGGTGGGAACCAGTATGGCCTGAGGCATTAGCCAGAATTGTCATTgagaattattatattaaagcTAACACtacttatttaaaacaaataactgCAG gactacttttaaaaaagatgatAACTGACTCTAAAGCTAAGATTGACGGTACTATCAGCCCAACAGAAATAAAGATGTACCTCTATTCCGCTCATGAAATGAATATTGCCAGTTTTCTTATAGCTCTTGGTGTATTCGATGATTCAATTCCCAATTACGGTTCTCATATCTTGCTTGAGCTACATTTAATTGATGGAGTGTATGGATTCaag gtcttTTATGAAAACTGGACCGCAAGTTCTCCGAGGCTCTTGACTATCCCAGGTTGTAACGCCTTTTGCCCTTATGATGACTTTGTTTCTCTCTTGGAAGAAATAATTCCTAATGAAGGTATTTGCTAA